A single region of the Anaerostipes rhamnosivorans genome encodes:
- a CDS encoding sugar phosphate isomerase/epimerase family protein, which yields MKLALCTDVLGDLSFTKMLDKVKELGIDAVEMTAGGWGGCKHVPTQELLEDENKLAAYKAEIEKRGMEIAALNCSGNPLSPAEMGELHTKSIYDTAVLAGRLGVEKLVMMSGLPAGAPGDKTPNWITSTVSWPDYMVETVRYQWEDVAIPWWKKFVEHCKKHGVKQIAIEEFPCQLVYNPETLLKLRDAVDPMIGMNMDPSHLIAMGADPIAAVRALEGCIYHVHGKDARIERGLCDINGLAESKPVTDTKNRTWNYVAVGCGQDLQWWKEFFSVCHMMGYDGHVSLEMEDLTMSVEAGLATSIDALNQTISK from the coding sequence ATGAAATTAGCTCTTTGCACAGATGTATTAGGAGATTTATCCTTTACCAAAATGCTGGATAAGGTGAAAGAACTAGGAATTGACGCCGTGGAGATGACTGCGGGAGGCTGGGGAGGCTGCAAGCATGTACCTACACAGGAACTTCTTGAGGATGAAAACAAGCTGGCTGCATACAAAGCGGAGATTGAAAAAAGAGGGATGGAGATCGCGGCCCTTAACTGTTCTGGTAATCCTCTTTCACCTGCAGAGATGGGAGAATTACATACGAAGTCTATCTATGATACCGCTGTGCTGGCCGGCAGACTGGGAGTGGAGAAATTAGTCATGATGTCAGGGCTCCCGGCAGGCGCGCCTGGGGACAAGACTCCAAACTGGATCACATCCACAGTGTCATGGCCGGACTATATGGTAGAAACAGTCCGCTACCAATGGGAGGATGTAGCAATCCCTTGGTGGAAGAAGTTTGTAGAGCACTGTAAAAAGCATGGAGTAAAACAAATCGCCATCGAAGAATTCCCGTGCCAGCTGGTTTACAATCCTGAGACACTGCTGAAATTAAGGGATGCCGTTGACCCGATGATCGGCATGAATATGGATCCTTCCCATCTGATCGCCATGGGGGCGGACCCAATTGCCGCAGTGCGTGCACTAGAGGGATGCATCTATCATGTACACGGAAAAGATGCTAGAATTGAACGGGGACTGTGTGACATCAATGGACTGGCAGAGTCCAAACCGGTAACTGATACAAAGAACCGCACATGGAACTATGTTGCTGTGGGATGCGGACAGGATCTTCAGTGGTGGAAAGAATTCTTCTCTGTATGTCACATGATGGGGTATGACGGACATGTTTCACTTGAGATGGAAGACTTGACTATGAGCGTGGAAGCCGGACTGGCCACTTCCATTGACGCCTTGAATCAGACGATCAGCAAATAG